A portion of the Tenacibaculum todarodis genome contains these proteins:
- a CDS encoding 3-oxoacid CoA-transferase subunit B — protein sequence MALSKQEIAQRIAKELQDKWYVNLGIGIPTLVANYIPEGIEVEFQSENGLLGMGPFPIEGTEDADLINAGKQTVTVLDGGSIFDSATSFSMIRGKHVQLTVLGAMEVAQNGDIANWKIPGKMVKGMGGAMDLVASADNIIVAMMHTNKRGESKILKQCSLPLTGVGCVTKVVTNLAVLEVKNGAFHLLERAPGVSVQEIEAATEGTLIVNGEIPEMSI from the coding sequence ATGGCTTTATCAAAACAAGAAATAGCGCAAAGAATTGCAAAAGAATTACAAGATAAATGGTATGTAAATTTAGGAATTGGAATACCAACATTGGTAGCAAATTATATTCCTGAAGGAATTGAAGTTGAATTTCAATCTGAAAACGGATTACTTGGAATGGGGCCTTTTCCTATTGAAGGAACTGAAGACGCCGATTTAATAAACGCAGGAAAACAAACGGTTACGGTTTTAGACGGTGGTTCAATTTTTGATTCTGCTACAAGTTTTTCTATGATTCGTGGTAAACACGTTCAATTAACGGTTTTAGGTGCCATGGAAGTTGCTCAAAACGGAGATATTGCCAACTGGAAAATACCCGGAAAAATGGTAAAAGGAATGGGTGGCGCAATGGATTTAGTTGCTTCTGCAGATAACATTATTGTTGCCATGATGCACACCAACAAACGTGGAGAATCTAAGATTTTAAAACAATGTTCTTTACCTCTAACGGGTGTTGGTTGTGTAACAAAAGTGGTCACTAATTTAGCAGTTTTAGAAGTAAAGAATGGTGCTTTTCACTTATTAGAAAGAGCTCCAGGAGTTTCTGTTCAAGAAATAGAAGCAGCAACAGAAGGAACTTTAATTGTAAACGGAGAAATTCCTGAAATGAGTATTTAA
- a CDS encoding CoA transferase subunit A: MINKKVSNVQQALTGVKDGMTFMLGGFGLCGIPENAIAELVKLNVRDVTCISNNAGVDDFGLGLLLQGKQIKKMISSYVGENDEFERQMLSGELEVELTPQGTLAEKCRAAQAGFPAFYTPAGYGTEVAEGKETREFDGKMYVLEPAFKSDFSFVKAWKGDTAGNLIFKGTARNFNPNMCGASTITVAEVEELVPAGTLDPNQIHIPGIFVQRIFQGEKYEKRIEQRTVRTKD; this comes from the coding sequence ATGATAAATAAAAAAGTAAGTAACGTGCAACAAGCCTTAACCGGTGTAAAAGACGGAATGACTTTTATGTTAGGTGGTTTTGGTCTTTGCGGAATACCAGAAAACGCAATTGCAGAATTAGTAAAATTAAATGTTAGAGATGTTACTTGTATTTCTAATAATGCTGGAGTAGATGATTTTGGTTTAGGCTTATTACTACAAGGAAAACAAATAAAAAAAATGATTTCTTCTTACGTAGGAGAAAATGATGAGTTTGAGCGTCAAATGTTATCGGGCGAGTTAGAAGTAGAATTAACACCCCAAGGAACTTTAGCTGAAAAATGTAGAGCCGCACAAGCTGGTTTTCCTGCATTTTATACTCCTGCAGGTTACGGAACAGAAGTAGCTGAAGGAAAAGAAACACGTGAGTTCGACGGAAAAATGTATGTTTTAGAACCCGCTTTTAAATCAGATTTTTCGTTTGTAAAAGCTTGGAAAGGCGACACGGCAGGAAACTTAATTTTTAAAGGAACTGCGCGAAATTTTAATCCAAATATGTGTGGAGCCTCTACAATTACAGTTGCAGAGGTTGAAGAATTAGTTCCAGCAGGAACTTTAGATCCAAATCAAATACATATTCCAGGAATATTTGTACAGCGTATTTTTCAAGGAGAAAAGTATGAAAAGAGAATAGAACAACGAACGGTTCGTACTAAAGATTAA
- a CDS encoding gliding motility lipoprotein GldH, with protein MVKTSQKNKLITVLFAVILLVSCDSKRVFDNYLSVPSGIWEIDSTLVFNFSVEDTLARRNLFINLRNNNDYPFSNLFLVTKLKLPSGEQIVDTLEYEMADVTGKFLGEGFSEIKENKLFYKESITFPSSGEYSLSIAQAMRKNGDAEGIAPLEGITDVGFRIEKIEQ; from the coding sequence ATGGTCAAGACAAGCCAAAAGAATAAGCTAATTACAGTTCTTTTTGCTGTAATACTGTTGGTTTCTTGCGATTCCAAAAGAGTTTTTGATAACTATCTTTCTGTACCAAGTGGAATTTGGGAAATTGATAGTACGTTAGTTTTCAATTTTTCTGTTGAAGATACTTTGGCACGTAGAAATTTATTTATCAACCTAAGAAACAATAACGATTATCCATTTAGCAATTTATTCTTAGTAACAAAATTAAAGTTACCTTCTGGAGAGCAAATTGTAGATACTTTAGAGTATGAAATGGCAGATGTAACAGGAAAGTTTTTGGGCGAAGGTTTTTCAGAAATAAAAGAAAATAAACTTTTTTACAAAGAAAGCATAACATTTCCTTCTTCTGGAGAATATAGTTTATCAATAGCGCAAGCAATGCGAAAAAATGGTGATGCTGAAGGTATAGCACCGCTTGAAGGAATTACAGATGTAGGATTTAGAATTGAAAAAATTGAACAGTAA
- a CDS encoding transglycosylase domain-containing protein gives MTKKTTTDTTSFKKYIKWFWMLVLGGFLFICFLFLLASWGVFGELPSFEELENPKSDLATEVISADGKTLGKYYVKANRTPILYKDLPQNLVDALVATEDERFYEHSGIDFRGLARAVAKLGAGGGASTITQQLAKNLFTGRASSNIFIRISQKMKEWVVATKLERQYTKQEIIAMYLNTQGFLFNATGIRSASRIYFGKEPKELDLQESAILVAMLKNPRQFNPHRERSKKKSLSRRNVVFGQMEKNGLLSEQEKDSLQKLPLKINFTPESHSDGSATYFREHLRDFLKKWAKDNPKADGSNYNIYKDGLKVFVTIDSRMQKYAEEAVAEHMTNLQDHFFKEQKRNKTAPFYDIEKSDITKILNREKKNSDRYKRMKAQGKSSKDIEKAFTTKTDMRVFSHKGDIDTIMSPYDSIKYYKHFLRSGLVSIEPQTGHIKAWVGGINNKYFKYDAVAQQKRQVGSTFKPFVYATAINQLNMSPCDQFPNTLYTIPKGKYGIPEDWTPENSSPKYGEMLTLKQGLAGSVNTMSARLIDKVSPINVARLAASAGIETEIQANPSIALGAVELGLLEMVSAYSTFANKGLRVSPMMISRIEDKNGTVLMEFVPESKEVLSEDSAYTILNLMEGVTQSGSGARLRSNWTSGKDAVTGFPYNFKNAIAGKTGTTQNQSDGWFMGIVPNLATGVWTGGDDRATHFAGITKGQGATMSLPTWALFMKKCYADKTLKISKSNFSKPENLSINLDCSKTAKDEKDGEENNDQKNEEDTDF, from the coding sequence ATGACAAAGAAAACAACAACGGATACAACAAGCTTTAAAAAATACATAAAATGGTTTTGGATGCTTGTTTTAGGCGGATTCCTTTTTATATGCTTCTTGTTTTTATTAGCTTCTTGGGGTGTTTTTGGTGAATTACCAAGTTTTGAAGAATTAGAAAACCCGAAAAGTGATTTAGCTACGGAAGTAATTTCTGCAGATGGAAAAACATTAGGAAAGTACTATGTAAAAGCAAATAGAACACCAATTTTATACAAAGATTTACCGCAAAACTTAGTAGACGCTTTAGTTGCTACAGAAGATGAACGTTTTTATGAACATTCTGGTATCGATTTTAGAGGTTTAGCAAGAGCCGTTGCTAAATTAGGTGCTGGTGGAGGTGCAAGTACAATTACTCAACAATTAGCTAAAAACTTATTCACTGGAAGAGCTTCTAGCAATATCTTTATAAGAATTTCTCAAAAGATGAAAGAATGGGTTGTAGCTACAAAATTAGAGCGTCAATATACCAAGCAAGAAATTATTGCCATGTATTTAAACACACAAGGTTTCTTATTTAATGCAACTGGTATTCGTTCTGCATCTCGTATTTATTTTGGTAAAGAACCTAAAGAATTAGACTTACAAGAATCGGCAATTTTAGTTGCCATGTTAAAAAATCCAAGACAATTTAATCCACACAGAGAACGCTCTAAAAAGAAATCGTTAAGTCGTAGAAATGTGGTTTTTGGACAAATGGAAAAAAATGGATTATTATCTGAACAAGAAAAAGACTCGTTGCAAAAACTACCATTAAAAATAAATTTTACTCCAGAAAGTCATAGTGACGGATCTGCTACTTATTTTAGAGAACACCTAAGAGATTTTCTTAAAAAATGGGCAAAAGATAATCCAAAAGCAGATGGCTCAAATTATAATATTTATAAAGATGGTTTAAAGGTCTTTGTTACTATTGATTCTAGAATGCAAAAATATGCTGAAGAAGCGGTGGCAGAACACATGACTAATCTTCAAGATCACTTTTTTAAAGAACAAAAGAGAAATAAAACAGCGCCTTTTTACGATATTGAAAAATCGGATATAACAAAAATTTTAAACAGAGAAAAAAAGAATTCAGATCGTTATAAGCGTATGAAAGCGCAAGGAAAATCTTCAAAAGATATAGAAAAAGCGTTTACTACAAAAACAGATATGCGTGTTTTTTCTCATAAAGGAGATATAGACACAATAATGTCACCTTACGATTCTATTAAATATTACAAACACTTTTTACGTTCTGGTTTGGTTTCAATAGAACCACAAACAGGTCATATAAAAGCTTGGGTTGGCGGTATCAATAACAAGTATTTTAAATATGATGCTGTAGCACAACAAAAAAGACAAGTTGGTTCTACATTTAAACCCTTTGTGTATGCAACAGCAATTAATCAGTTAAACATGTCTCCTTGTGATCAATTTCCAAATACATTATACACAATTCCAAAAGGAAAATACGGAATTCCAGAAGATTGGACACCAGAAAACTCAAGTCCAAAATATGGAGAAATGTTAACTTTAAAACAAGGTTTAGCAGGTTCTGTAAATACAATGTCTGCAAGATTAATAGATAAAGTTTCTCCAATTAATGTAGCACGTTTAGCAGCATCTGCAGGTATAGAAACAGAAATACAAGCAAATCCCTCTATAGCTTTAGGAGCGGTAGAATTAGGTTTATTAGAAATGGTAAGTGCCTATTCAACCTTCGCAAATAAAGGTTTACGAGTTAGTCCAATGATGATTTCTAGGATTGAAGACAAAAATGGAACCGTTTTAATGGAATTTGTTCCAGAATCTAAAGAAGTTTTAAGTGAAGACTCTGCGTACACAATTTTAAATTTAATGGAAGGTGTAACACAATCGGGTTCTGGTGCAAGATTACGTTCTAATTGGACATCAGGAAAAGACGCAGTTACCGGATTTCCGTATAATTTTAAAAATGCAATAGCAGGTAAAACTGGTACCACGCAAAATCAATCTGATGGTTGGTTTATGGGAATTGTACCTAATTTAGCAACAGGTGTTTGGACTGGTGGAGATGATAGAGCAACTCATTTTGCCGGAATTACAAAAGGGCAAGGAGCAACAATGTCTTTACCAACTTGGGCACTATTTATGAAAAAATGTTATGCTGATAAAACATTAAAAATTAGCAAAAGCAATTTTTCTAAACCAGAAAATCTTTCAATAAATTTAGATTGTAGTAAAACAGCTAAAGACGAAAAAGATGGTGAAGAAAATAATGACCAAAAGAACGAAGAAGATACAGATTTTTAG
- a CDS encoding carboxymuconolactone decarboxylase family protein, with the protein MTTLKIHNIETAPEGSKALLENSQKAYGMIPGLHGVLASSPQILKAYQTIHELFTQSSFDEEELTVVWQTINVEHACHYCVPAHTGIAHMMKVDAGITEALRNETPLENAKLEALRTMTLSIVRNRGNVSQADLDAFYAAGYEEKHVLDIILGLSQKTISNYTNHIANTPVDEAFQKFAWSKENTAS; encoded by the coding sequence ATGACAACTTTAAAAATTCACAACATTGAAACTGCTCCTGAAGGAAGCAAAGCATTATTAGAAAACTCTCAAAAAGCATACGGAATGATTCCTGGTTTACACGGTGTTTTAGCAAGTTCACCTCAAATATTAAAAGCATATCAAACAATACACGAGTTATTCACGCAATCTTCATTTGATGAGGAAGAATTAACGGTAGTTTGGCAAACAATTAATGTTGAACATGCTTGTCACTACTGTGTTCCTGCACATACAGGAATTGCACATATGATGAAAGTAGATGCAGGTATTACAGAGGCTTTACGTAATGAAACTCCTTTAGAAAACGCTAAACTTGAAGCTTTACGCACAATGACATTATCTATTGTTAGAAATCGTGGTAATGTTTCTCAGGCAGATTTAGATGCTTTTTACGCAGCTGGATACGAAGAAAAACACGTTTTAGATATCATTTTGGGATTATCTCAAAAAACAATTAGTAACTACACAAACCACATTGCAAATACACCTGTAGACGAAGCTTTTCAAAAATTTGCTTGGTCAAAAGAAAATACAGCATCTTAA
- a CDS encoding DoxX family protein, translated as MHKVKILKITSNLIAALLMLLFAIPKLLGVEKSVKGFEQFKSLVPLDPNMFRIFTGIVELLIALLLIFYTINNKKNIGKIAYFLLLSTMIGGLTMEFFARQKPDYLLVIIAIILSTLSIFKLKTLVKNKS; from the coding sequence ATGCATAAAGTAAAAATTTTAAAAATAACCAGTAATTTAATAGCAGCATTGCTTATGCTTTTATTTGCAATACCAAAACTTTTAGGAGTAGAAAAAAGTGTAAAAGGATTTGAGCAATTTAAATCTTTAGTGCCTTTAGATCCAAATATGTTTAGAATATTTACGGGAATAGTTGAGCTTTTAATTGCGCTACTTCTTATATTTTACACCATTAATAACAAGAAAAATATAGGAAAAATTGCTTACTTTTTATTATTATCAACAATGATTGGTGGTTTAACAATGGAGTTTTTTGCTAGACAAAAACCAGATTATTTACTTGTAATAATAGCAATAATCCTTTCTACTCTTTCTATATTCAAATTAAAAACTTTAGTGAAAAATAAATCATGA
- a CDS encoding DsbA family oxidoreductase, translated as MANKLKIDIVSDVVCPWCTIGYKRLEKAIQELGIVDKIDIEWQPFELNPNMPAEGQNVNEHITEKYGSTKEQQNESKRNMTEIGTELGFKFDYFDEMRMVNTFDAHVLLEYAKNFGKQTELKMTLTKAFFSDRKDVSKKDILKEALLGVGLNADEALAKLDNDETRLEVRNKQNYWKNMGVNSVPTIVFNRKSAVTGAQPVDTFKQVLTELIAEQQAV; from the coding sequence ATGGCAAATAAATTAAAAATAGATATCGTTTCAGACGTTGTGTGTCCTTGGTGTACCATTGGCTACAAACGTTTAGAAAAAGCAATACAAGAATTGGGTATCGTAGATAAAATTGACATTGAATGGCAACCGTTTGAGTTGAACCCAAATATGCCAGCCGAAGGTCAAAATGTAAACGAGCATATTACAGAAAAATACGGTTCTACTAAAGAGCAGCAAAATGAATCTAAGCGCAATATGACAGAAATTGGTACAGAATTAGGTTTTAAATTCGATTATTTTGACGAGATGCGCATGGTAAACACCTTTGATGCGCATGTTTTATTAGAATACGCTAAAAATTTTGGCAAACAAACCGAATTAAAAATGACTTTAACTAAAGCCTTTTTTAGCGATAGAAAAGACGTGTCTAAAAAAGACATTTTAAAAGAAGCCCTTTTAGGAGTTGGTTTAAATGCAGATGAAGCATTGGCAAAATTAGATAACGATGAAACGCGATTGGAAGTAAGAAATAAACAAAACTATTGGAAAAACATGGGTGTAAACTCTGTACCAACTATTGTTTTTAATCGTAAAAGTGCAGTAACAGGAGCACAACCTGTAGATACTTTTAAACAAGTATTAACAGAGTTAATTGCTGAACAACAAGCCGTTTAG
- a CDS encoding peroxiredoxin-like family protein has protein sequence MSSNNKGELDVLLDEVRKAGAAKFTDEKKQIYADGISSVANSGVLESALKVGDKAHNFTLKNALNESVTLYDELKNGPVVLTWYRGGWCPYCNITLHALQEKLPEFKQEGATLLALTPELPDNSLSTSEKNNLEFIVLSDLGNTIGKKYGVVYSLTDDVATIYNAGFGLNNVNGDTSNELPLAATYVIDINGIIKYAFLDADYTKRAEPKEVLSILKKIK, from the coding sequence ATGAGTTCAAATAATAAAGGAGAATTAGATGTATTGTTAGATGAAGTTCGAAAAGCAGGAGCAGCAAAATTCACAGACGAAAAGAAACAAATATATGCAGATGGAATTTCTAGTGTAGCAAACTCTGGAGTTTTAGAGTCGGCTTTAAAAGTTGGTGACAAAGCGCACAATTTCACTTTAAAAAATGCTTTAAATGAGTCCGTTACTTTATATGACGAGTTAAAAAACGGACCTGTAGTTTTAACTTGGTACAGAGGTGGTTGGTGTCCATATTGCAACATTACATTACACGCCTTACAAGAAAAATTACCTGAATTTAAACAAGAAGGAGCTACGCTTTTGGCTTTAACTCCAGAATTACCAGATAACTCGTTAAGTACTTCAGAAAAAAACAACCTTGAATTTATCGTTTTAAGTGATTTAGGAAACACTATTGGTAAAAAATATGGTGTCGTTTATTCTTTAACCGATGATGTTGCTACTATTTACAATGCTGGTTTTGGGCTAAACAATGTAAATGGTGATACTAGTAATGAGTTGCCTTTAGCTGCAACGTATGTTATTGATATAAATGGAATTATTAAATATGCTTTTTTAGATGCAGATTATACTAAAAGAGCTGAACCTAAGGAAGTGTTATCAATATTGAAAAAAATTAAATAA
- a CDS encoding PSP1 domain-containing protein, with protein sequence MACGNCGTTENGVPKGCKSNGNCGTGGACGSGSKLAVFDWLSNMTLPTGEAPFNIYEVRFKNGRKHFFKNTENLTLSMGDVVATEGSPGHDIGVISLGGELVKVQMKKRNVKADSEDVKKIFRKASQRDLDIWKTARDKELETQRKGREIISRLELKMKLSDVEYQGDGKKATFYYTADERVDFRQLIRDLAGTFSIRVEMKQVGMRQEAARLGGIGSCGRELCCSTWLTDFRKVNTAAARYQQLSLNPLKLSGQCGKLKCCLNFELDTYLDALKHFPKQDKILKTEKGDAVFVKMDIFGSWLWYTYKDDSFKWYKLSLEQVNEIIALNNNKEKGLPLEEYESDIAVTPKVDFENVVGQDSLTRFDAPKKSRNNKKRRNNRNKRKPATAKANNNQNKPKQNPPQKRQPQKQQPKKQQPKAEATGQKPRRKNNNRRKKTGNKNGQDKPKE encoded by the coding sequence ATGGCGTGTGGAAATTGTGGTACAACCGAAAACGGTGTACCAAAAGGATGTAAAAGTAATGGTAATTGCGGAACAGGTGGTGCTTGCGGAAGCGGAAGTAAATTAGCTGTTTTTGATTGGTTATCTAACATGACTTTGCCAACTGGCGAAGCTCCTTTTAATATTTATGAAGTCCGTTTTAAAAACGGAAGAAAACACTTTTTTAAGAACACAGAAAACTTAACCCTCTCAATGGGAGATGTTGTTGCAACAGAAGGTTCTCCAGGACATGATATTGGAGTTATTTCTCTTGGTGGTGAGTTGGTAAAAGTGCAAATGAAAAAACGTAATGTTAAAGCAGACAGCGAAGACGTTAAGAAAATTTTCAGAAAAGCTTCTCAAAGAGATTTAGATATTTGGAAAACAGCAAGAGATAAAGAGCTGGAAACACAACGAAAAGGAAGAGAAATCATTAGTCGTTTAGAATTAAAAATGAAGCTTTCTGATGTTGAATATCAAGGAGACGGTAAAAAAGCAACATTCTATTACACAGCAGATGAACGTGTAGATTTTAGGCAGTTAATTAGAGATTTAGCAGGTACGTTTTCTATTCGTGTAGAAATGAAACAAGTTGGTATGCGCCAAGAAGCAGCACGTTTAGGCGGTATTGGTTCTTGTGGTAGAGAATTGTGTTGTTCAACTTGGTTAACAGATTTTAGAAAAGTAAATACAGCGGCAGCTCGTTACCAACAATTATCGTTAAATCCGTTAAAATTATCAGGACAATGTGGTAAACTTAAATGCTGTTTAAATTTTGAATTAGATACGTATTTAGACGCATTAAAACATTTTCCGAAGCAAGATAAAATACTGAAAACAGAAAAAGGAGATGCCGTTTTTGTAAAGATGGATATTTTTGGAAGTTGGCTTTGGTACACTTATAAAGATGACAGTTTTAAATGGTATAAATTATCATTAGAACAGGTTAATGAAATTATAGCATTAAACAACAATAAGGAAAAAGGACTACCGTTAGAAGAATACGAATCTGATATAGCTGTAACACCAAAAGTAGATTTTGAAAATGTTGTTGGTCAAGATAGTTTAACACGTTTTGATGCGCCAAAAAAATCGCGTAATAATAAAAAGAGGCGTAATAATCGTAACAAGCGTAAACCAGCTACGGCTAAGGCAAATAATAATCAAAATAAGCCAAAGCAAAATCCGCCTCAAAAGAGGCAGCCTCAAAAGCAACAACCTAAGAAACAACAACCAAAGGCAGAAGCTACAGGTCAAAAACCTCGTAGGAAAAATAACAATCGACGCAAAAAAACAGGGAATAAAAATGGTCAAGACAAGCCAAAAGAATAA
- a CDS encoding exodeoxyribonuclease III, translated as MKIISYNVNGIRAALKKGFLDWLQAANPDIICIQETKAHKEQLDLELFESAGYPYHYWFSAEKKGYSSVAIFCKEKPNHIEYGTGIESMDFEGRNLRVDFDDVSVMSLYLPSGTNAQRLDFKFNYMDEFQEYINNLKKEIPNLVICGDYNICHEAIDIHNPKMKGVSGFLPEERTWIGEFINNGFIDSFRFKNPESQEYSWWSYRANSRANNKGWRLDYAMVSEPLQNNISRAYILPEAKHSDHCPIVVELDL; from the coding sequence ATGAAAATAATATCATACAACGTAAACGGAATTAGAGCTGCCTTAAAAAAAGGCTTTTTAGATTGGTTGCAAGCTGCAAATCCAGATATAATTTGTATTCAAGAAACTAAAGCACATAAAGAACAATTAGATTTAGAATTGTTTGAAAGCGCGGGTTATCCATATCATTATTGGTTCTCAGCAGAAAAAAAAGGCTATTCTTCAGTAGCTATTTTCTGTAAAGAAAAACCTAACCATATTGAATATGGAACAGGAATTGAGTCGATGGATTTTGAAGGAAGAAATCTTCGTGTAGATTTTGATGACGTGTCTGTTATGAGCTTATATCTTCCGTCAGGAACAAACGCCCAACGTTTGGATTTTAAGTTCAATTATATGGATGAATTTCAAGAATACATCAATAATTTGAAGAAAGAAATTCCGAATTTAGTTATCTGTGGAGATTACAATATTTGCCATGAAGCAATTGATATTCACAATCCAAAAATGAAAGGTGTTTCTGGTTTTTTACCAGAAGAAAGAACTTGGATTGGCGAGTTTATCAACAACGGATTTATAGACAGTTTCCGATTTAAAAACCCAGAAAGTCAAGAGTATTCTTGGTGGAGTTACAGAGCAAATTCTAGAGCAAATAATAAGGGTTGGCGTTTAGATTATGCAATGGTTTCAGAACCGTTACAAAACAACATTTCTAGAGCCTATATTTTACCAGAAGCAAAACATTCAGATCATTGTCCAATTGTCGTAGAACTCGATTTATAA
- a CDS encoding TetR/AcrR family transcriptional regulator has translation MARKKQYNEDEVVEKAMHLFWKNGYEATSMQMLEKEMGINKFSIYASFGNKHGLFLESLKQYKSRGLGVLEKFRKGTNGVADIKQFFYDSVSSNFKSDNIKGCFVTNTYNEFSEKEDECIANQMNSFMDNLKTIIIEKLEMDASKNEETITKQANYLLLAKHGLAAAARVNTKKEIEDYIEMVFKNL, from the coding sequence ATGGCTAGAAAAAAACAATATAACGAAGACGAAGTAGTAGAAAAAGCAATGCACCTTTTTTGGAAAAATGGTTATGAAGCTACTTCTATGCAAATGCTTGAAAAAGAAATGGGCATAAATAAGTTTTCTATTTATGCTAGTTTTGGTAATAAACATGGTTTGTTTTTAGAAAGTTTAAAACAATATAAATCTAGAGGTCTTGGTGTTTTAGAAAAATTTAGAAAAGGTACTAATGGAGTTGCTGACATTAAACAATTCTTTTATGATTCTGTAAGTTCAAATTTTAAAAGCGACAACATAAAAGGTTGTTTTGTTACAAACACATACAATGAGTTTTCTGAAAAAGAAGATGAATGCATTGCTAATCAAATGAATAGTTTTATGGACAATTTAAAAACCATAATTATTGAAAAACTAGAAATGGACGCTTCTAAAAACGAAGAAACGATAACAAAACAAGCTAATTATTTATTATTAGCAAAGCATGGTTTAGCTGCTGCCGCAAGAGTAAATACAAAAAAAGAAATTGAAGATTACATAGAAATGGTCTTCAAAAATTTATAA
- a CDS encoding rhodanese-related sulfurtransferase, whose protein sequence is MQLYNKLSAIERAELIDQAGKDRLTISFYQYYKIENPQLLRDKLFLEWNALDVLGRIYVSFEGINAQLSVPSENFLALKEQLDSISFLKDIRLNVAVEQDNKSFLKLKVKVRNKIVADGLNDDTFDVTAKGVHLNAAEFNEMLANPNTVCVDMRNHYESEIGHFDGAVTPDVDTFRDSLDIIEEDLKDNKEDKNLLMYCTGGIRCEKASAYYKHKGFKNVFQLEGGIIEYTRQVKEDGLENKFIGKNFVFDHRRAERITDDVISNCHQCGKACDEHTNCANEACHLLFIQCDECSEAMENTCSTDCQEIIQLSFEAQKELRKGKGNSNKIFKKGRSEVLKFKK, encoded by the coding sequence ATGCAACTGTACAACAAGTTAAGCGCAATAGAACGTGCTGAATTAATAGACCAAGCGGGTAAAGACCGTCTTACCATTTCATTCTATCAATATTACAAGATAGAAAATCCACAATTATTAAGAGATAAGTTGTTCCTAGAATGGAATGCTTTAGATGTTTTAGGAAGAATTTATGTTTCTTTTGAAGGAATAAATGCTCAACTTTCTGTTCCTTCTGAAAATTTCCTAGCGTTAAAAGAACAATTAGATAGTATTTCTTTTTTGAAAGATATCCGATTGAATGTTGCCGTAGAGCAAGACAACAAATCGTTTTTAAAGTTGAAGGTAAAAGTGCGTAATAAAATTGTTGCCGATGGTTTAAATGATGATACTTTTGATGTAACCGCAAAAGGAGTTCATTTAAATGCTGCGGAATTCAACGAAATGTTGGCAAATCCAAACACGGTTTGTGTAGATATGCGTAACCATTACGAAAGTGAAATTGGTCATTTTGATGGTGCAGTAACTCCAGACGTAGATACGTTTAGAGATTCTTTAGATATTATTGAAGAAGATTTAAAAGACAATAAAGAAGATAAAAATTTATTGATGTATTGTACAGGCGGAATTCGTTGCGAAAAAGCTTCAGCATATTATAAACACAAAGGTTTTAAAAACGTTTTTCAATTGGAAGGCGGAATTATAGAATATACACGACAAGTAAAAGAAGACGGATTAGAAAATAAATTTATTGGTAAAAACTTTGTTTTTGATCACCGAAGAGCAGAACGTATTACAGACGATGTTATTTCTAATTGTCACCAATGTGGTAAAGCTTGTGATGAGCATACAAACTGTGCAAACGAAGCGTGTCATTTATTATTTATTCAATGTGACGAATGTTCAGAAGCTATGGAAAACACCTGTTCTACAGATTGTCAAGAAATAATTCAGCTATCTTTTGAGGCCCAAAAAGAACTCCGAAAAGGAAAAGGAAACAGCAATAAAATATTCAAAAAAGGACGAAGCGAAGTTTTGAAATTTAAGAAGTAA